A single Lolium perenne isolate Kyuss_39 chromosome 6, Kyuss_2.0, whole genome shotgun sequence DNA region contains:
- the LOC127305869 gene encoding transport inhibitor response 1-like protein, with product MSTPPSSSSSSAPIPTLASPGMRDAADDSDSPPSHMSEDDDGSGAGAGVDTWAPDLRGANGGNNGARWAPPDQVLENVLESVLEFLTAPRDRNAASLVCRSWYAAEAQTRRDLFIGNCYAVSPARAVQRFAGVRAVLLKGKPRFADFSLVPNGWGARVSPWVEALGPAYPRLQRICLKRMTVSDDELALIPKSFPLFRELSLVCCDGFTTRGLAVIAEGCRHLRVLDLTEDYFHEETEVVDWISKFPECNTSLESLVFDCVSVPFNFEALEALVARSPALRRLRVNDHVSIEQLRRLMARAPHLTHLGTGSFRSEPGSSGASSVSDLATSFAAAAKSLVCLSGFLDVNAEYLPAIYPVCANLTSLNFSFASLTSEELIPVINHCVNLRIFWVLDTVGDEGLRAVAETCSDLRELRVFPLDATEDSEGSVSDVGLQAISEGCRKLESILYFCQRMTNVAVIAMSENCPDLVVFRLCIMGRHRPDRVTGEPMDEGFGAIVKNCKKLTRLSVSGLLTDKAFAYIGKYGKLIKTLSVAFAGNSDMSLQHVFEGCTKLQKLEVRDSPFGDKGLLSGMNYFYNMRFFWMNSCRLTVKGCGDVAQQMPNLVVEVMKDHPDDEGEVDTVDKLYLYRSLAGPRTDAPEFVNIL from the exons ATGAGCACtcccccttcctcctcctcctcctccgctccgATCCCAACCCTAGCCTCCCCTGGCATGCGCGATGCGGCGGACGACTCCGACTCCCCGCCGTCCCACatgtcggaggacgacgacggctCCGGCGCCGGGGCGGGCGTCGACACCTGGGCGCCGGATCTGAGGGGCGCCAACGGCGGCAACAACGGCGCCAGGTGGGCGCCGCCGGACCAGGTGCTGGAGAACGTGCTGGAGAGCGTGCTCGAGTTCCTCACGGCGCCGCGCGACCGCAACGCCGCCTCGCTCGTCTGCCGCTCCTGGTACGCCGCCGAGGCGCAGACGCGCCGCGACCTCTTCATCGGCAACTGCTACGCCGTCTCCCCGGCCCGCGCCGTGCAGCGCTTCGCCGGCGTGCGCGCCGTCCTGCTCAAGGGCAAGCCCCGCTTCGCGGACTTCAGCCTCGTGCCCAACGGCTGGGGCGCGCGCGTCTCCCCCTGGGTCGAGGCGCTCGGCCCCGCATACCCGCGCCTCCAGCGCATCTGCCTCAAGCGGATGACCGTCTCCGACGACGAGCTCGCGCTCATCCCAAAGTCATTCCCGCTCTTCAGGGAGCTCTCCCTGGTCTGCTGCGACGGGTTCACCACCCGCGGCCTCGCCGTCATCGCCGAGGGGTGCCG GCATCTTCGAGTACTGGATCTGACCGAAGATTATTTCCATGAGGAGACCGAGGTAGTGGATTGGATCTCCAAGTTCCCAGAGTGCAACACGTCGCTGGAGTCACTTGTATTTGATTGTGTCAGTGTCCCGTTCAACTTCGAGGCCCTGGAGGCGCTTGTTGCGCGGTCACCAGCTCTGCGTCGGCTGCGTGTGAACGACCATGTGTCCATAGAGCAGCTGCGTCGTCTTATGGCAAGGGCACCCCATCTCACGCACCTCGGCACTGGTTCATTCCGCTCTGAGCCAGGCTCCAGTGGTGCTTCGTCTGTCTCTGACCTTGCCACCTCTTTCGCAGCAGCAGCCAAATCGCTTGTTTGTTTGTCAGGTTTCTTGGATGTCAATGCAGAATACCTCCCGGCAATCTACCCAGTCTGTGCCAATCTCACTTCCCTCAATTTTAGCTTTGCGAGCCTAACTTCTGAAGAGCTCATACCAGTTATTAACCACTGCGTCAATCTTCGCATTTTCTGG GTTCTTGACACGGTGGGTGATGAAGGACTTCGAGCTGTTGCTGAAACATGCTCAGatctccgcgagctgcgggtTTTTCCTTTGGATGCCACTGAGGATTCTGAGGGTTCAGTCTCAGATGTTGGTCTCCAGGCAATCTCAGAGGGCTGCCGGAAGCTCGAATCAATTCTCTACTTTTGCCAGCGCATGACAAATGTAGCAGTAATTGCCATGTCCGAGAACTGCCCTGACCTTGTGGTGTTCCGCCTCTGTATTATGGGCAGGCACCGCCCTGACCGGGTTACCGGGGAGCCCATGGATGAGGGTTTTGGGGCAATTGTGAAGAACTGCAAGAAGCTCACTAGACTTTCAGTCTCTGGCCTGCTCACGGATAAGGCGTTTGCATACATCGGGAAATACGGGAAACTAATAAAGACTCTGTCTGTTGCCTTTGCTGGGAACAGTGACATGTCTCTTCAACATGTGTTTGAGGGATGCACCAAGTTGCAGAAGCTTGAGGTCAGGGATAGCCCTTTTGGTGACAAGGGATTGCTCTCTGGCATGAACTATTTTTACAACATGAGGTTCTTTTGGATGAACTCATGCAGGCTAACAGTGAAAGGGTGTGGTGATGTAGCTCAGCAAATGCCTAATTTAGTGGTTGAAGTAATGAAGGACCATCCTGATGATGAAGGGGAGGTGGATACCGTTGATAAGTTGTACTTGTATCGATCACTTGCAGGACCAAGAACTGATGCTCCTGAATTTGTCAACATCTTGTAG